In a single window of the Acinetobacter sp. CS-2 genome:
- a CDS encoding ABC transporter permease — protein MAELILEEHKSSSVETTRPKNNRFWRPNSLHVQALILPVAFLVLWSIASYFDWVNPKLIPSPWDVGVTAVETLSQAQFWQGVAASLSRNFSGYAIGASLGVAFGVLLGTSHFAQWFLAPSFHVLRQVSLFAWLPLISTFLGYGNFAKLLFIGLSVFYPVALHSLEGVRNISDKYREVAQVYQFPKSYTYRKLIFPGASPQIFVGLQLGLIFAWLATIGSEFLLANYGVGLGNLVIRGREQFNVPLILLGMLIIGAVGLVLNRILQHIEKRVLVWQK, from the coding sequence ATGGCTGAACTCATTTTAGAAGAACATAAATCAAGCTCGGTCGAGACCACAAGACCTAAGAACAACAGGTTTTGGCGACCGAACAGCTTGCACGTACAGGCCTTGATATTACCTGTTGCCTTTTTAGTGCTGTGGAGCATTGCCTCGTATTTCGACTGGGTCAATCCAAAACTGATTCCATCGCCATGGGATGTGGGGGTGACAGCGGTAGAGACGCTGAGCCAGGCACAATTCTGGCAAGGTGTAGCAGCCAGTTTAAGCCGTAACTTTTCTGGCTATGCCATAGGGGCGAGTTTAGGTGTGGCTTTTGGTGTATTGCTCGGCACATCGCATTTCGCACAGTGGTTTTTAGCACCGAGTTTCCATGTTCTGCGTCAAGTGTCGTTATTTGCATGGTTACCGTTAATTTCTACCTTTTTAGGCTACGGCAATTTTGCCAAGTTGTTATTTATCGGTTTGTCGGTGTTCTACCCAGTGGCATTACATAGCTTAGAGGGTGTACGTAATATTTCAGATAAATACCGTGAAGTGGCACAGGTCTATCAATTTCCCAAAAGTTATACCTACCGTAAATTGATTTTCCCGGGTGCAAGTCCACAGATCTTTGTTGGTCTACAGCTGGGCTTGATTTTTGCGTGGTTGGCGACCATTGGTTCGGAGTTTTTATTGGCCAACTATGGCGTTGGACTGGGCAATCTGGTGATTCGTGGTCGTGAACAATTTAACGTGCCCCTGATTTTACTTGGCATGTTGATAATTGGCGCCGTCGGATTGGTGCTCAATCGCATATTACAACACATCGAAAAACGTGTGCTGGTATGGCAGAAATAG
- a CDS encoding ABC transporter substrate-binding protein, with translation MKKVSGWIKNISIALMAGLTLSACNISRVPDVSQPVAELRYQSTAGLVNLPELAQDLGYLDNIKLSYVGTVQGGPQDLLTLVAGDVDFASAFNGAVVKVIAADLDVVPVVASYGCDHKQSAGFYVLEDSPIRTAKDFIGKKVAMNTFGAHHDFVLRDWLEQNGLTPKEISEVEFIMLPPITSEQALRNGQIDVAVLTSITEQRALQNGGVRKIFADVDMYGEFTAGSYSMRKDFVEQHPEVTKSFVEGVAKAHHWLQTTPIEEVRARFERIIEARGRNENLALIPYFKGYGVNTTGGVQKAEDFAPWIRFMEKDQKLKPGQLNAQTIFSNRFNPYAQNTVQGL, from the coding sequence ATGAAAAAAGTATCAGGATGGATCAAAAACATTTCGATTGCACTGATGGCTGGGTTGACTCTGTCTGCATGTAATATCAGTCGCGTACCCGATGTGTCTCAACCTGTGGCAGAACTGCGTTATCAAAGTACTGCAGGCTTGGTGAATTTACCTGAGCTGGCACAAGACCTCGGTTATTTGGACAACATTAAACTGAGTTATGTTGGTACGGTGCAAGGCGGCCCTCAAGACTTGCTGACCTTGGTGGCAGGCGATGTCGATTTCGCATCCGCATTTAATGGTGCTGTGGTCAAAGTGATTGCAGCCGATCTGGATGTGGTGCCTGTAGTGGCATCGTATGGCTGTGATCATAAGCAGTCGGCGGGCTTTTATGTACTCGAAGATAGTCCGATTCGTACCGCAAAAGACTTCATTGGCAAAAAAGTCGCAATGAATACCTTTGGTGCACATCATGACTTTGTACTTCGCGATTGGTTAGAACAAAACGGCCTTACCCCGAAAGAAATTTCAGAAGTCGAATTCATTATGTTGCCCCCTATTACCTCAGAACAAGCACTACGCAATGGGCAAATTGATGTGGCGGTATTGACCAGTATTACTGAGCAACGCGCCTTACAAAACGGTGGTGTGCGTAAGATTTTTGCCGATGTCGATATGTATGGCGAATTTACCGCGGGCAGTTATTCGATGCGTAAAGACTTTGTTGAGCAACATCCAGAAGTGACCAAAAGTTTTGTGGAAGGTGTCGCGAAGGCACACCACTGGTTGCAGACCACCCCCATTGAAGAAGTTCGCGCCCGCTTCGAACGCATCATTGAAGCGCGTGGACGCAACGAAAATCTTGCCCTTATTCCTTATTTCAAAGGCTATGGCGTAAACACTACAGGTGGCGTGCAAAAGGCAGAAGACTTTGCACCATGGATTCGATTTATGGAAAAAGACCAAAAGTTGAAACCTGGACAGCTAAATGCGCAGACCATTTTCAGTAACCGCTTTAACCCATATGCCCAAAATACAGTACAAGGATTATAA
- a CDS encoding ABC transporter ATP-binding protein, giving the protein MTIALKMDHVRKEFPAKTTGKEPAAPFVAVENVTLDIQQGEFVSIVGPSGCGKSTLLDLIAGLTRPSSGQILLSGKEITKPGLDRGIVFQQYALYPWLTALENIEFGLEAKGVDKKTRREKSKYYLELVGLSGFENHYPNELSGGMKQRVAIARSLAYEPEILLMDEPFAALDAQTRETLQEELLNIWRSSNATIIFITHSIDEAIYLSQRVAIMTSRPGRIKEVIEIPQSLRLQNADVRSTAEYGQLRHRIWSQLSEEVIKAQALEKSKQLKQSA; this is encoded by the coding sequence ATGACTATTGCCCTTAAAATGGACCATGTCCGTAAAGAATTTCCGGCCAAAACCACAGGCAAAGAGCCGGCTGCACCATTTGTCGCAGTGGAAAATGTCACGCTGGATATTCAGCAAGGTGAATTTGTCTCGATTGTGGGGCCAAGTGGCTGCGGTAAATCGACCTTGTTAGATTTGATCGCGGGGCTGACTCGTCCAAGCTCAGGACAGATTTTGCTGAGTGGTAAAGAAATTACCAAGCCAGGTTTGGACCGTGGCATTGTGTTCCAGCAATATGCCCTCTATCCCTGGCTGACGGCTCTAGAAAATATTGAATTTGGTCTGGAAGCCAAAGGCGTAGACAAGAAGACTCGCCGTGAAAAATCGAAATATTACTTAGAATTGGTCGGGTTATCTGGTTTTGAAAACCATTATCCCAACGAGCTTTCAGGCGGGATGAAACAGCGTGTAGCAATTGCACGAAGTCTGGCTTATGAACCTGAAATTTTATTGATGGATGAGCCTTTTGCCGCACTGGATGCACAGACGCGAGAAACCCTACAAGAGGAACTTCTTAATATTTGGCGTAGCTCGAATGCCACCATCATTTTTATTACCCACAGTATCGATGAAGCGATTTACTTGAGCCAACGTGTCGCGATCATGACCTCACGTCCTGGGCGAATTAAAGAGGTGATCGAGATTCCGCAAAGCTTGCGCCTGCAAAATGCAGACGTCCGTTCAACCGCTGAATATGGACAATTGCGTCATCGCATTTGGTCACAGCTGAGTGAGGAAGTGATTAAGGCACAGGCACTAGAAAAATCGAAACAACTCAAGCAAAGCGCTTAA
- a CDS encoding ABC transporter permease, whose product MASAKNQALAYPNTGFATKKANLQLGWLSSGFKRSIAIVLFFALWEILPRIGVVSAAFLPPLSQVFQTGWELYQSGQLSRHLAVSLQRSAIGFSLAILLAIPLGLVIGWYKLVAETLNPLLELFRNTTALALMPVFILFLGIGELSKVSLLVYACTWPILLNTISGVQNVDPLLIKSARTMGLPPHQLFRKVILPAAVPTIFVGIRLAGAISILALVAVEMFGSKAGLGYLIIYSQYSFEIPQMFVGILIMTVLGLTFNYGLLAVEKHFTKWKKNPVE is encoded by the coding sequence ATGGCATCTGCAAAAAATCAGGCATTGGCCTATCCCAACACGGGCTTTGCTACAAAAAAAGCCAATCTTCAACTGGGTTGGTTAAGTTCAGGCTTCAAACGTTCAATTGCAATTGTATTGTTCTTTGCACTTTGGGAAATCCTGCCACGCATTGGTGTGGTGAGTGCGGCATTTCTACCGCCATTAAGTCAAGTATTCCAAACAGGGTGGGAGCTCTATCAATCGGGTCAACTCAGCCGCCACCTAGCCGTATCATTGCAACGTTCCGCGATAGGCTTTAGCCTCGCGATTCTATTGGCCATTCCTTTAGGTTTGGTGATCGGCTGGTATAAACTGGTGGCAGAAACCTTAAATCCACTATTAGAGCTGTTCCGAAACACAACTGCACTCGCCCTCATGCCGGTATTTATTCTATTTTTAGGGATTGGTGAACTCTCTAAAGTGAGTTTGTTGGTCTATGCCTGCACCTGGCCGATTCTATTGAACACCATTTCAGGTGTGCAAAATGTCGATCCATTACTCATTAAATCTGCACGCACCATGGGTTTACCCCCTCATCAACTGTTCAGAAAAGTCATTTTGCCAGCGGCAGTTCCGACCATTTTTGTGGGCATCCGTTTGGCAGGTGCAATCTCAATTTTAGCGTTGGTGGCTGTTGAAATGTTCGGTTCGAAAGCAGGCTTGGGCTACTTGATTATCTATTCCCAATATAGCTTTGAAATTCCACAAATGTTTGTTGGAATTTTAATTATGACGGTACTTGGACTTACATTTAACTATGGATTATTGGCCGTTGAAAAACATTTTACAAAATGGAAGAAAAATCCAGTCGAATAA
- a CDS encoding sigma-54 interaction domain-containing protein produces the protein MSILTHPNVPSALKHKRATATVFEDPLSQALLARIEQIAPSEANALIIGDTGTGKELVARQIHQLSHRAKGPFVAVNCGAFTESLVESELFGHEKGAFTGAINTRVGWFEAAHNGTLFLDEIGDLSLSMQVKLLRVLQEREIVRIGSLKPIPINVRIIAATNVDLEKAVQDGRFREDLFYRLHVALLKIPRLSERRDDILPLTKHFIQVYQTDPHATPLRLSQLALKKLSLHPWPGNIRELENTIHHAVLVSKNGVIEPEDITFSSIQSAAQKAEPFSFASISAVNGTIKDLQDAGQLLEQTFQSIFQSSEQFKQTNINELIEEKFIRSAYEYCQYNQVHTAKLLGVTRNVIRTRLLKYGLI, from the coding sequence ATGTCTATTTTAACCCACCCCAATGTACCCTCTGCCCTGAAGCATAAGCGTGCAACGGCGACGGTATTTGAAGATCCTTTATCACAGGCGCTGCTTGCCCGTATTGAACAGATTGCGCCAAGTGAAGCCAATGCGTTGATTATTGGCGACACCGGTACGGGCAAAGAACTGGTCGCCCGGCAGATTCATCAGCTCAGCCATCGTGCCAAAGGCCCGTTTGTGGCGGTGAACTGTGGCGCTTTCACCGAATCATTAGTCGAAAGTGAACTTTTTGGACACGAAAAAGGCGCTTTTACCGGTGCCATTAATACCCGTGTGGGCTGGTTTGAGGCGGCGCATAATGGCACCCTGTTTCTGGATGAAATTGGCGATTTATCGCTGTCCATGCAGGTCAAATTATTACGGGTGTTACAGGAACGCGAGATTGTGCGCATCGGTTCACTCAAGCCGATTCCGATCAATGTGCGCATTATTGCCGCGACCAATGTCGATCTGGAAAAAGCCGTGCAGGACGGACGTTTCAGGGAGGATTTATTCTATCGCCTGCATGTGGCCTTACTCAAAATTCCAAGGCTTTCAGAGCGTCGCGATGACATTCTGCCGCTAACCAAACACTTTATTCAGGTCTACCAGACCGACCCGCATGCGACCCCATTGCGCCTCAGCCAACTGGCGCTTAAGAAACTGAGTTTGCACCCCTGGCCCGGCAATATCCGCGAGCTGGAAAACACCATTCACCATGCCGTTTTAGTCAGTAAAAATGGCGTGATTGAACCGGAAGATATTACGTTTTCCAGTATTCAGTCGGCTGCCCAGAAAGCTGAACCTTTTAGCTTTGCTTCAATTTCTGCGGTGAATGGAACGATTAAGGATCTTCAGGATGCAGGACAACTTTTGGAACAGACATTTCAAAGTATTTTTCAGTCTTCGGAACAGTTTAAGCAGACCAATATCAATGAGCTGATTGAAGAAAAATTTATTCGCAGTGCCTATGAGTACTGCCAGTACAACCAGGTACATACTGCAAAATTATTAGGCGTGACCCGTAATGTCATTCGCACGCGTTTATTAAAATATGGGTTGATTTAA
- a CDS encoding TOBE domain-containing protein, protein MAITSVNVRNQFKGIIQEVLEGDVVSEINVETKAGLFTSIISTRSVKDLDLKVGSEVVVLIKSTEVSLAKL, encoded by the coding sequence ATGGCAATTACTTCAGTAAATGTACGTAACCAGTTTAAAGGCATTATTCAAGAAGTATTAGAAGGTGACGTTGTTTCAGAAATAAATGTGGAAACCAAAGCCGGTCTGTTTACTTCAATTATCAGTACCCGTTCAGTCAAAGACCTAGACCTTAAAGTCGGTTCTGAAGTTGTGGTGTTGATCAAATCGACGGAAGTGTCCCTGGCGAAGCTTTAA
- a CDS encoding ABC transporter ATP-binding protein has product MTQQATGHVSIQQLSKTYPTQNNDALTVLDDINLDIQPGEFISIVGSSGCGKSTLLRLLVGLENSYQGQIQVDGKKIFGTSLQRGIVFQDHRLFPWLSVRENVRIALHQSKLTRAEEDKLIDEHLQLVNLTSFANAYPSQLSGGMNQRVAIARSLVNRPEILFLDEPFGALDALTRQNLQDELQRIWQAEKITMVIVTHDVEEAVFLGDRVVVMQPHPGRIKRIVDIPVAHPRKREDVRLHNIKNDILTDFSDPLKDQLHRNKPAAKFSDYQFAW; this is encoded by the coding sequence ATGACACAGCAAGCAACAGGCCATGTATCTATTCAGCAGCTCAGCAAAACCTATCCGACACAAAACAATGACGCTTTAACTGTGCTGGACGATATTAATTTAGACATCCAGCCGGGTGAATTTATCAGTATTGTCGGCAGCAGTGGCTGCGGCAAGTCCACACTGTTACGCTTATTGGTAGGACTGGAAAATAGCTATCAAGGCCAGATCCAGGTGGATGGCAAAAAGATTTTTGGCACCAGTTTACAGCGCGGGATCGTGTTTCAGGACCACCGTCTTTTTCCCTGGTTAAGCGTGCGTGAAAATGTGCGTATTGCACTGCATCAGAGTAAGCTGACACGGGCTGAAGAAGACAAACTGATTGATGAACATCTGCAATTGGTCAATCTGACCAGTTTTGCCAATGCCTATCCATCCCAGCTTTCAGGCGGCATGAACCAGCGTGTGGCGATTGCCCGCAGTTTGGTCAATCGTCCGGAAATTTTATTTCTGGATGAGCCTTTTGGCGCACTGGATGCCTTAACCCGTCAGAACCTGCAAGACGAATTACAGCGGATTTGGCAGGCAGAAAAAATCACTATGGTGATTGTGACCCATGACGTTGAAGAAGCAGTATTTTTAGGGGATCGTGTGGTGGTGATGCAGCCGCATCCGGGTCGGATTAAACGTATTGTTGATATCCCGGTTGCCCATCCGCGTAAACGTGAAGATGTACGTTTGCACAATATTAAAAATGACATTTTGACGGATTTTAGCGATCCGTTAAAAGACCAGTTACACCGTAATAAACCGGCAGCGAAGTTTTCAGATTATCAATTTGCCTGGTAA
- a CDS encoding LLM class flavin-dependent oxidoreductase, with protein sequence MSKRQIKLGAFIPTTSQHAAGWRHPESRPQDHLNIDYAIELARTAEKGLFDAYFLADGLSVSWGNAKEGQRGLGDKAVGFEPVTLFAALSAVTQNIGFIATASTTYEDPYILARKYASLDHISKGRAAWNVVTTASADTARNFGLEKHPDPKTRYERADEFIEVTQKLWDSWEDDAFLYNKESGQFFDVSKFHEPKHQGKYFKVDGALNVSRPPQGYPVIVQAGQSEDGRELAGKYAEVIFTAQQSLSDAQEFYRDVKSRLLKYGRHADDLKIMPGVSIFVAKTEQEAQEKYQLLNSLIHPKVGLSLLSGLSGGINLEKYDLDAPFPKLEDADINFSSRQQMMIDIARKHNFSIRQLYEYIASARGHWTLVGTPEQVVDQLQNWFENEAADGFNILPPTTPAGLNDFVEFIVPELQRRGLFRTEYEGKTLRENLGLKRPENQYVLAGQQVKAS encoded by the coding sequence ATGTCTAAGCGTCAAATTAAACTCGGTGCCTTTATTCCCACAACATCGCAACATGCTGCCGGCTGGCGTCATCCTGAATCGCGTCCGCAAGATCATTTAAATATTGATTATGCAATTGAACTGGCACGAACAGCAGAAAAAGGCTTATTTGACGCCTATTTCCTTGCCGATGGTTTATCGGTCAGTTGGGGTAATGCAAAAGAAGGCCAACGGGGTTTAGGCGACAAGGCGGTCGGTTTTGAACCGGTGACCTTATTTGCAGCCCTTTCAGCAGTGACCCAAAATATCGGTTTTATTGCCACCGCATCGACCACTTATGAAGATCCCTACATTTTAGCGCGTAAATATGCCTCGCTGGATCATATTTCCAAAGGTCGGGCTGCCTGGAATGTCGTAACCACAGCTTCAGCTGATACCGCGCGTAACTTCGGACTGGAAAAGCATCCTGATCCGAAAACACGCTATGAACGTGCTGATGAATTCATTGAAGTGACACAAAAACTCTGGGATTCCTGGGAGGATGATGCATTCCTTTACAATAAGGAAAGCGGCCAATTTTTTGATGTCAGCAAATTCCACGAACCCAAACATCAAGGAAAATACTTTAAAGTTGATGGCGCCTTAAATGTCTCTCGTCCACCACAAGGTTACCCGGTGATTGTACAGGCAGGTCAGTCGGAAGATGGCCGTGAACTGGCAGGTAAATATGCCGAAGTGATTTTCACCGCGCAGCAAAGTCTGAGCGATGCACAGGAATTTTACCGCGATGTAAAAAGCCGTCTGTTGAAATATGGCCGTCATGCCGATGACTTGAAAATCATGCCGGGCGTATCCATTTTTGTTGCGAAAACTGAACAGGAAGCACAAGAAAAATACCAGTTATTAAACAGCCTGATTCATCCCAAAGTTGGCTTAAGTTTACTGTCAGGTTTATCCGGTGGAATTAACCTGGAGAAATATGACCTGGATGCCCCCTTCCCTAAACTTGAAGATGCCGATATTAATTTCTCCAGCCGCCAGCAGATGATGATTGATATTGCGCGTAAGCACAATTTCAGTATTCGCCAGCTGTATGAATATATTGCCTCGGCACGTGGGCACTGGACGCTGGTGGGTACACCGGAACAGGTGGTCGATCAGCTACAGAACTGGTTTGAAAATGAAGCAGCGGATGGCTTTAACATTTTACCGCCGACTACCCCAGCCGGCTTAAATGACTTTGTGGAATTTATTGTGCCGGAACTGCAACGCCGTGGCCTGTTCCGGACCGAATATGAAGGCAAAACCTTACGCGAAAATTTAGGTTTGAAACGTCCAGAAAACCAGTATGTGCTGGCAGGTCAACAAGTCAAAGCATCTTGA
- a CDS encoding LLM class flavin-dependent oxidoreductase: MAERKIRLGAFIPTTSQHAAGWRHPDSRPQNHLNIDYAIELVKTAERGLFDAYFLADTLAVRGDWGSATSKGWGLGDKDTGFEPVTLFAALSAVTKNIGFVATASTTYEHPYTLARKYASLDHISKGRAAWNVVTTASKQVARNFGLSEHPDAKSRYARAHEFIEVAQKLWDSWEDDAFVYDKVSGQFFQPEKFHEPQHKGKYFEVQGALNVPRPPQGYPVIVQAGQSEDGRELAGKYAEVIFTAQQNLADAQEFYRDVKGRLAKYGRHPDDLKIMPGVSIFVAKTAEEAQEKYDLLNSLIHPQVGLGLLSGLAGGIDLEQYDIDEPFPELDESLINFGSRQQMMIDIARKHNFTIRQLYEYVASARGHWTLVGTPEQIVNQLQEWFENEAADGFNILPPSTPAGLNDFVNLIVPELQRRGLFRTEYEGSTLRENLGLKRPENQYVLAQKQAQAS, translated from the coding sequence ATGGCTGAACGTAAAATCCGTCTTGGTGCTTTTATTCCAACCACTTCTCAGCATGCTGCCGGCTGGCGTCATCCGGACTCACGTCCGCAGAATCATTTAAATATTGACTATGCCATTGAGCTGGTCAAAACGGCAGAACGTGGTTTATTTGATGCCTACTTTTTGGCGGACACTTTAGCTGTACGCGGCGACTGGGGTTCCGCCACCAGCAAAGGCTGGGGTCTGGGCGATAAAGATACTGGCTTTGAACCAGTCACCCTATTCGCTGCCCTGTCTGCAGTGACGAAAAATATTGGTTTTGTCGCTACTGCATCGACCACCTATGAGCACCCATATACGCTGGCACGCAAATACGCCTCACTGGATCATATTTCCAAAGGACGTGCGGCATGGAATGTAGTCACCACAGCCTCTAAACAAGTCGCGCGCAATTTTGGCCTGTCCGAACATCCAGATGCAAAAAGCCGCTATGCACGTGCACATGAATTTATTGAGGTTGCACAGAAACTCTGGGATTCCTGGGAAGATGATGCCTTTGTATATGACAAAGTCTCTGGACAGTTTTTCCAGCCAGAAAAATTTCATGAACCTCAGCACAAGGGCAAATATTTTGAAGTGCAAGGAGCATTAAACGTACCGCGCCCGCCACAGGGCTATCCGGTGATTGTACAGGCAGGTCAGTCGGAAGATGGCCGTGAGCTGGCTGGAAAATATGCCGAAGTGATTTTTACTGCACAGCAGAATTTAGCCGATGCACAGGAATTTTACCGTGATGTGAAAGGTCGTTTAGCTAAATATGGCCGTCATCCGGATGACCTGAAAATCATGCCGGGTGTTTCGATTTTTGTGGCAAAAACGGCAGAAGAAGCACAGGAAAAATACGATCTGTTAAACAGTCTTATTCATCCACAAGTCGGTCTGGGTCTGCTTTCCGGTTTGGCCGGCGGAATCGATCTGGAACAATATGACATCGATGAGCCTTTCCCTGAACTGGATGAAAGCTTGATCAATTTTGGCAGTCGCCAGCAGATGATGATTGATATTGCCCGCAAGCATAACTTTACCATCCGCCAACTGTATGAATATGTAGCCTCTGCACGTGGCCACTGGACGCTGGTGGGTACTCCTGAGCAGATTGTGAACCAACTACAAGAATGGTTTGAAAATGAAGCTGCAGATGGCTTTAATATTCTGCCACCAAGCACGCCTGCCGGTTTAAATGATTTTGTCAACCTGATTGTGCCAGAACTGCAGCGCCGTGGCCTGTTCCGTACTGAATATGAAGGTAGCACCCTTCGTGAAAACTTGGGACTGAAACGTCCGGAAAATCAGTATGTACTGGCGCAAAAACAAGCGCAGGCCTCTTAA
- a CDS encoding MATE family efflux transporter, whose amino-acid sequence MPPHHHSLFNQQKLWKTFLIFLWPLIATNILQNLSGTINTIFVGQMMGVNAIAAVAVFFPILFCLLAFVIGLSTGATVLVGQAWGAKNIEKVRYVVGSTLFMTLIGGSIIALLGVFFAENILLALGTDPEVMPLSLPYVQWMLAGSPLLFVYIIYSSILRGVGDSTTPLIASAMTILIGVLITPVLIGGYFGFPKMGIIAPAIATAVGYMAVLIFLYIYLNKKGHPLKPDRHLLSHIRHHPEMSIIILRLGIPTGVQMVTTSVAGLVIVGLVNHYGSHATAAYGAVNQVLNYIQFPALSISIAASIFAAQAIGAEKSDLLNKVTHTALAMNIVITGGLVALAYLFSKYLMALFITDPTVVVLGQQLLFIVLWSILFFGASAIFASIMRASGTVTLPMLINIAAILLIEVPCAYLFSRWWGLQGIWYAYALAFVILCIMQGMYYQFVWKKKTIKALV is encoded by the coding sequence ATGCCTCCTCATCATCACTCCTTGTTCAACCAGCAAAAACTTTGGAAAACATTTCTGATTTTTCTGTGGCCATTGATTGCGACCAATATTCTGCAAAACCTGTCCGGAACCATAAATACCATTTTTGTCGGGCAAATGATGGGGGTGAATGCCATTGCAGCGGTGGCGGTATTCTTTCCAATTCTGTTCTGCCTGCTGGCTTTTGTGATTGGGCTTTCCACAGGTGCAACGGTATTGGTTGGACAGGCTTGGGGAGCAAAAAATATTGAAAAAGTGCGCTATGTGGTGGGGTCTACCCTGTTCATGACCCTCATTGGCGGTAGTATCATTGCCCTGCTGGGGGTGTTTTTTGCCGAAAATATTCTGTTGGCCCTAGGTACCGACCCAGAGGTGATGCCCCTATCGCTGCCTTATGTACAGTGGATGCTGGCTGGCAGTCCTTTACTGTTTGTTTATATTATCTATAGCTCGATTTTGCGTGGAGTCGGTGACAGTACCACCCCGCTAATTGCTTCTGCCATGACCATTCTGATCGGGGTCCTGATCACCCCGGTGCTGATTGGCGGATATTTTGGTTTTCCGAAAATGGGCATTATTGCTCCAGCGATTGCGACCGCTGTCGGTTATATGGCAGTCCTGATCTTTTTGTACATTTACCTGAATAAAAAAGGTCACCCGCTGAAGCCTGACCGTCATTTGCTCAGCCACATTCGCCATCACCCGGAAATGAGTATAATTATTCTACGTTTAGGTATTCCTACCGGCGTTCAAATGGTCACCACCTCAGTTGCCGGACTGGTGATTGTCGGGCTGGTCAACCATTATGGTTCACATGCCACTGCAGCCTATGGGGCAGTCAATCAGGTCTTGAATTACATCCAGTTTCCCGCCCTGTCTATTTCCATTGCCGCCTCCATTTTTGCAGCACAGGCGATTGGTGCAGAAAAATCGGATCTGCTCAATAAAGTGACCCATACTGCACTCGCTATGAATATCGTGATTACCGGTGGATTGGTGGCTCTAGCCTATCTGTTCTCGAAATATCTGATGGCGCTGTTTATCACCGACCCGACGGTGGTGGTACTGGGACAGCAGCTGTTATTTATTGTGCTGTGGTCCATCCTGTTCTTTGGTGCCAGTGCAATTTTTGCTTCCATCATGCGTGCCAGCGGTACCGTGACCCTACCGATGCTGATTAATATTGCTGCGATTTTATTGATTGAAGTGCCCTGTGCCTACCTGTTCAGCCGATGGTGGGGCTTGCAAGGCATCTGGTATGCCTATGCCCTAGCCTTTGTCATCCTGTGCATCATGCAAGGCATGTATTACCAATTCGTGTGGAAGAAAAAGACCATTAAGGCACTGGTGTAA